The following are encoded together in the Leuconostoc mesenteroides subsp. mesenteroides ATCC 8293 genome:
- a CDS encoding phosphate ABC transporter substrate-binding protein PstS family protein, with translation MSKSYRGSIVFTIVAVAVAAALGTAYAMRDKSASNTSITAVGSTALQPLVEAAGEEYAKDNIGTFINVQGGGTGTGLSQVSQGAVDIGNSDVFAEEKDGIDAKELVDHQVAVVGIAPLLNKHNGVKNLTTKQLIAVFTGKVTNWKEVGGNDQKIVIINRAAGSGTRATFEQWGLNGAQSTEAQEQDSSGMVRSIVSTTPGAISYAAFGYIDDSVVAAKVNGVKPTKQNVVSGKYAIWSYEHVYTKGKPSEPVAKFLKYLTSKKVQSTLVSKLGYISIHDMKISRDVNGQVTRK, from the coding sequence ATGTCGAAATCATATCGCGGTTCAATCGTATTCACGATTGTAGCCGTGGCAGTTGCTGCAGCGCTTGGAACAGCGTATGCAATGCGCGATAAAAGTGCGTCAAATACGTCGATCACTGCAGTTGGGTCAACGGCTTTACAACCGCTGGTTGAAGCTGCTGGCGAGGAATACGCTAAAGACAATATTGGTACCTTCATCAACGTTCAAGGCGGTGGAACAGGTACAGGGTTAAGTCAGGTGTCGCAAGGCGCTGTTGACATTGGTAATTCTGATGTATTTGCTGAAGAAAAAGACGGTATTGATGCCAAAGAGTTAGTAGATCATCAAGTCGCAGTTGTCGGCATTGCGCCACTATTGAACAAACACAATGGTGTCAAAAATTTGACAACTAAACAACTTATTGCTGTTTTTACTGGAAAGGTAACGAATTGGAAAGAGGTTGGTGGTAATGATCAAAAAATTGTCATCATTAACCGTGCGGCCGGATCAGGGACACGAGCCACTTTTGAACAATGGGGATTGAATGGCGCACAAAGTACTGAGGCACAGGAACAAGATTCTTCAGGAATGGTTCGTTCAATTGTCAGCACGACACCAGGGGCTATCTCATATGCAGCCTTTGGTTATATTGATGACAGTGTGGTAGCGGCTAAAGTTAATGGTGTAAAACCTACTAAACAGAATGTCGTTTCTGGAAAATATGCTATTTGGTCATATGAACATGTTTACACCAAAGGAAAACCATCCGAACCTGTAGCTAAGTTTTTAAAGTATTTAACTTCCAAAAAGGTTCAATCAACACTTGTATCGAAACTAGGATACATATCAATTCATGACATGAAGATTAGTCGTGACGTAAATGGTCAAGTGACTAGAAAATAA
- the pstC gene encoding phosphate ABC transporter permease subunit PstC: MDNITKKLMQRSESTHKDTFGRAVSLTALALIGIVVVAIFAFVLSRGLSTFFRDGVNVKDFLFGTTWNPSVTNPATKQPYIGALPMIIGSFLVTFLAAVVATPFAIGTSLFMTEIAQKRGAKIMQPIIELLVGIPSVVYGFIGLTVVVPFIRNITGGSGFGILSGTIVLFVMILPTITSMTVDTLKSVPRYYRESALAIGATRWQMIYKVVLRSATPGIMTAIVFGMARAFGEALAVQMVIGNAALMPTGLTTPASTLTSVLTMGIGNTVMGSLQNDVLWTLAMILLLMSLVFNLIVRAIGRRGAMK; this comes from the coding sequence ATGGATAACATTACAAAAAAACTTATGCAGAGATCTGAATCCACGCATAAGGACACGTTTGGACGTGCTGTTAGTTTAACGGCATTAGCCTTGATTGGTATTGTGGTCGTGGCAATTTTCGCCTTTGTTCTGAGTCGCGGACTTTCAACATTCTTTAGAGATGGCGTTAATGTTAAAGACTTTCTATTTGGAACAACTTGGAATCCGTCTGTAACCAACCCGGCAACAAAGCAGCCTTATATTGGTGCATTACCAATGATCATTGGTTCATTTTTAGTAACCTTTTTAGCTGCGGTAGTTGCTACGCCATTTGCGATTGGAACATCTTTGTTTATGACTGAAATAGCGCAAAAACGCGGGGCAAAAATTATGCAACCAATTATTGAATTGCTGGTTGGTATTCCCTCAGTTGTCTATGGGTTCATTGGTTTAACTGTCGTCGTTCCTTTTATACGAAATATAACTGGTGGCTCTGGTTTTGGTATTTTATCTGGAACAATAGTTTTGTTTGTTATGATATTACCAACTATCACCTCGATGACCGTGGACACATTAAAATCAGTTCCGCGTTATTACCGAGAATCTGCTTTAGCAATTGGTGCTACACGTTGGCAAATGATTTATAAAGTTGTTTTGCGTTCAGCAACACCTGGTATTATGACAGCTATTGTGTTTGGCATGGCACGTGCATTTGGTGAAGCCCTAGCTGTTCAAATGGTTATTGGTAATGCTGCATTAATGCCTACAGGCTTAACTACTCCAGCATCTACCTTAACGTCTGTTTTGACTATGGGTATCGGAAACACGGTTATGGGATCACTACAAAATGATGTCTTGTGGACTCTGGCAATGATTCTATTACTGATGTCATTGGTATTTAATTTGATTGTTCGTGCAATTGGACGTAGAGGAGCGATGAAATAA
- the pstA gene encoding phosphate ABC transporter permease PstA, whose amino-acid sequence MNAKTADKIATGVIYAISGIVALILFAMLAFILVQGVPHLSWHFLTSPARAFEAGGGIGIQLFNSFYLLILAMLISFPIALGAAIYLNEYAQKNHFTAIIRTAIEILSSLPSVVVGLFGFLLFVVQFKLGFSILSGAIALTLFNLPLLTRSIETSLAQIPDLQREAGAALGLSRWETVLHVILPAAVPSIVTGVVLSAGRVFGEAAALIYTAGQSAPALNFADWNPFNISSPLNPMRPAETLAVHIWKINSEGIMPDVSAVSAGASAVLIIVVLLFNFSARKLGMKLYKKLTSA is encoded by the coding sequence ATGAATGCAAAAACTGCTGATAAAATTGCAACAGGCGTTATTTACGCTATTTCTGGCATTGTCGCTTTAATTTTGTTTGCGATGCTAGCTTTTATTCTTGTACAAGGCGTACCACATTTATCATGGCACTTCTTAACTTCTCCAGCACGTGCATTTGAAGCAGGCGGTGGTATTGGAATACAACTTTTTAATTCTTTCTACTTGTTAATTTTAGCCATGTTGATTAGCTTTCCCATTGCGTTGGGTGCAGCAATTTATCTTAATGAATATGCGCAAAAAAATCATTTTACAGCAATTATACGTACAGCTATCGAAATATTAAGTTCTTTGCCTTCTGTTGTTGTTGGTTTGTTTGGATTCTTACTTTTTGTTGTACAATTTAAATTAGGTTTTTCTATTTTGTCTGGTGCAATTGCATTAACATTGTTTAATCTACCTCTTTTGACACGTTCAATCGAAACGAGTTTAGCACAAATTCCTGATTTACAGCGTGAAGCAGGTGCGGCACTTGGCTTGTCACGATGGGAAACGGTTTTGCATGTTATTTTGCCTGCAGCCGTTCCATCAATTGTGACGGGTGTTGTTCTATCGGCTGGACGAGTATTTGGTGAAGCTGCAGCCTTAATTTATACTGCAGGACAATCTGCTCCAGCTTTGAATTTTGCCGACTGGAATCCATTTAACATTTCAAGCCCTTTGAATCCAATGCGACCAGCAGAGACACTAGCTGTACATATTTGGAAAATTAATTCTGAAGGTATTATGCCTGATGTTAGTGCCGTGTCAGCAGGAGCTTCTGCTGTTTTGATTATTGTTGTGTTGCTATTCAACTTTAGCGCACGAAAATTAGGTATGAAGCTTTACAAGAAGTTAACGAGTGCGTGA
- the pstB gene encoding phosphate ABC transporter ATP-binding protein PstB, translating into MINSNTDLKPASEFIRENAPERFIYKMDTEKHEIALSTHDLQVFYGDNLALSEGDLQFERYKITSLVGASGSGKSTFLRSLNRMNDGVATVNGNIMYRGLDINTKKIDVYEMRRHIGMVFQRPNPFAKSIYDNITFALTSRGNYTKQQLDEVVETSLKQAALWDQVKDELNKSALALSGGQAQRLVIARALALKPDILLLDEPSSALDPISSAQVEDTLLKLKDQYTIIIVTHNMQQAARISDYTAFFHMGKVIEYDLTRKIFTRPKVALTNDYISGNFG; encoded by the coding sequence ATGATAAATTCAAATACAGATCTTAAACCAGCTAGTGAGTTCATTAGAGAAAATGCACCAGAGCGGTTTATTTATAAAATGGATACCGAAAAACATGAAATTGCTCTGTCCACACATGACTTGCAAGTGTTTTATGGTGATAATCTTGCCTTGAGCGAAGGCGACCTGCAGTTTGAGCGTTATAAAATTACGAGCTTGGTTGGCGCTTCAGGATCCGGGAAATCAACATTTTTACGTTCACTAAACCGTATGAATGATGGTGTTGCTACCGTTAATGGGAACATTATGTATCGCGGTTTGGACATTAATACCAAGAAAATTGATGTTTATGAAATGCGTCGACATATCGGCATGGTATTTCAACGTCCCAATCCTTTTGCTAAGTCAATTTATGACAATATAACTTTTGCACTAACTAGCCGAGGTAATTACACTAAGCAGCAACTAGATGAAGTAGTTGAAACCAGCTTGAAACAAGCTGCTTTATGGGATCAAGTTAAGGATGAACTAAATAAATCCGCATTAGCATTATCCGGTGGTCAAGCACAGCGATTGGTGATCGCTCGTGCGTTGGCATTGAAGCCTGATATTTTGTTGTTAGATGAGCCTTCGAGTGCGCTAGATCCTATATCATCCGCTCAGGTTGAAGACACGCTACTTAAATTAAAAGATCAATATACAATTATTATTGTTACTCACAACATGCAACAGGCAGCCCGAATTAGTGACTATACAGCATTCTTTCATATGGGCAAGGTCATTGAATACGATCTAACACGAAAAATATTTACGCGACCAAAAGTAGCACTTACAAACGATTACATATCAGGTAACTTTGGATGA
- the pstB gene encoding phosphate ABC transporter ATP-binding protein PstB, which yields MTDNKEKTILSTRDVHLWYGKKEALHGIDLDFPEKGITALIGPSGSGKSTYLRAINRMHDLEDNVTVTGSFKFKDTDIYAPTTDTVDLRKRIGMVFQQPNPFPFSTYENVAFGLRLAGVKDKAVLDEAVEKALKQSSVWDEVKDNLHKSALGLSGGQQQRVSIARVLATSPELLLLDEPTSALDPVSSHNIEETLLKLRDDYAMIIVTHSMSQASRISDRTAFFLSGDLIEVDETKHIFLDPAKKETQDYVSGRFG from the coding sequence ATGACAGATAATAAAGAAAAAACAATTTTATCAACCCGCGATGTACATCTTTGGTACGGAAAAAAAGAGGCGTTGCATGGTATTGACTTAGATTTTCCAGAGAAGGGCATTACTGCGTTAATCGGCCCTTCGGGATCAGGAAAATCAACATACTTACGTGCAATTAATCGTATGCATGATTTAGAAGATAATGTGACGGTGACAGGGTCTTTCAAATTCAAAGATACGGATATTTATGCACCCACAACCGATACGGTTGACCTACGCAAACGTATTGGGATGGTCTTTCAACAGCCTAATCCATTTCCGTTTTCAACTTATGAAAATGTGGCATTTGGCTTGCGACTTGCTGGGGTCAAAGATAAAGCTGTTTTGGATGAAGCGGTAGAAAAAGCTTTGAAGCAATCTTCTGTTTGGGATGAAGTGAAAGATAATTTGCACAAGTCAGCTCTTGGATTATCCGGTGGTCAACAGCAACGTGTCTCCATTGCACGTGTTTTGGCTACATCCCCAGAACTTTTATTGTTAGACGAACCTACATCTGCGTTAGATCCAGTGTCTAGTCACAACATTGAAGAAACTTTGTTAAAATTGCGCGACGATTATGCAATGATTATTGTGACACATTCGATGTCACAAGCATCACGAATTTCTGATCGTACTGCATTTTTCTTGAGTGGTGACTTAATTGAAGTTGATGAGACAAAGCATATCTTCTTGGATCCAGCAAAAAAAGAAACACAAGATTACGTTTCAGGTCGTTTTGGCTAA
- the phoU gene encoding phosphate signaling complex protein PhoU: protein MRRLFDEELADLDSSFTEMGMLVSQTIQKAVQSFVDHDREGARKILENDHQINEREAAIEKKTFEMIALYQPVTTDLREIVTILKAVSVLERMGDQARNIANSTIRVKGTKHIASVEQELGEMGEMVATMVSEVMDYYVKNDALGAEAIADKNSVLTQSAAKVRTDSVNGMKEDAELVDSAADYLVIAGYLKRIGDYTTDIAEWIVYKRTGKIIELNPGYNFFI, encoded by the coding sequence ATGCGTCGATTATTTGATGAAGAATTAGCAGATTTAGATAGCTCATTTACAGAAATGGGTATGCTGGTTTCACAAACTATTCAAAAAGCTGTGCAATCATTCGTGGACCACGATCGTGAAGGGGCTCGTAAGATCCTAGAAAACGACCACCAAATTAATGAGCGCGAGGCAGCTATTGAAAAGAAAACTTTCGAAATGATAGCTTTGTATCAGCCAGTAACCACTGATTTACGTGAAATTGTTACTATCTTAAAGGCTGTATCAGTGCTTGAACGTATGGGAGACCAAGCACGTAATATTGCAAATTCAACAATACGTGTTAAAGGCACGAAGCACATTGCTAGTGTTGAACAAGAACTGGGCGAAATGGGCGAGATGGTTGCTACTATGGTTTCAGAGGTCATGGATTACTATGTGAAAAATGATGCTCTTGGTGCTGAAGCGATTGCTGATAAAAACAGTGTGCTTACGCAAAGTGCTGCTAAAGTTCGAACAGATTCTGTTAATGGTATGAAAGAGGACGCCGAATTGGTAGACTCAGCAGCAGATTACTTAGTAATTGCAGGATACTTGAAGCGAATTGGTGATTACACGACAGATATTGCTGAGTGGATCGTGTACAAGAGAACAGGAAAAATTATTGAATTAAATCCTGGCTATAATTTCTTTATATAA
- a CDS encoding SLC13 family permease: MINTLKRILTDKTFFITLILSILSLCFGQVKSTDIDFKTIISLSSLLIIIAIYQDLGILKFIANYIVSKCHSTRLVFLVLLLCSFFGSMLFTNDVAILTLIPIFFNISKRIPFPKIFAISLLTIYANLGSSFTPFGNPQNIYIVSFYKLSVIDFLGMSIPFGLISLITLLFSVLFIKNKQIEKQSSNIISINRTKTVWLLLASIVVLLGILSVIPVIISLLISLLSGLTLSKKIFKRVDYAVILTFINFFIIVGAISRINFVSGLITNHTNNALSTFISAIVTSQLISNVPAAVLLSKFTNHVYALFLGVSVGGLGTIIASLANLLALRQYAGYSQNRSNFQFFKTFTLLNMIFLVLFIVVGIVLL; the protein is encoded by the coding sequence ATGATTAACACATTGAAACGCATTTTAACTGATAAAACATTTTTCATAACGCTCATACTGTCCATCTTATCTTTATGCTTTGGTCAGGTGAAATCAACAGACATCGACTTTAAAACCATTATTTCCTTATCATCCTTGTTAATTATTATTGCCATCTATCAAGATTTAGGAATTTTAAAATTTATTGCCAATTACATCGTTTCAAAGTGCCATTCTACACGCTTAGTTTTTCTAGTCCTTTTACTCTGTTCGTTCTTTGGTTCGATGTTATTTACAAACGATGTAGCTATCCTGACGCTTATCCCAATTTTCTTTAATATTAGTAAACGCATCCCATTTCCTAAAATATTCGCTATTAGCTTGTTAACCATCTACGCTAACCTTGGCAGTTCATTCACACCTTTTGGTAATCCACAAAACATATATATTGTTTCTTTTTATAAGTTAAGTGTCATTGATTTTTTAGGAATGAGCATTCCTTTTGGTTTAATCTCACTGATCACTTTGCTTTTCTCTGTTTTGTTTATTAAAAATAAACAGATTGAAAAACAAAGTTCAAATATAATATCCATAAACCGAACAAAGACAGTGTGGCTACTACTAGCAAGTATAGTGGTGTTATTGGGTATACTATCAGTCATTCCTGTAATCATATCTCTGCTTATTAGCCTCCTAAGTGGGTTGACGCTTAGTAAAAAAATATTTAAACGCGTTGATTATGCAGTCATACTGACGTTCATTAATTTTTTCATAATTGTTGGCGCGATTAGTCGTATTAACTTTGTTAGCGGGCTGATCACTAACCATACAAATAATGCTTTATCAACTTTTATATCGGCTATCGTCACAAGTCAATTGATTAGTAATGTCCCTGCTGCTGTATTATTATCCAAATTCACAAACCATGTCTATGCATTATTTTTAGGTGTCAGCGTTGGTGGTCTAGGCACTATTATTGCCTCCTTAGCTAACTTACTGGCCTTAAGGCAATACGCTGGCTATTCGCAAAATCGTTCAAACTTTCAATTCTTCAAAACCTTTACCCTACTCAATATGATTTTTCTAGTCCTATTCATTGTGGTGGGAATCGTTTTGCTATAA
- a CDS encoding phage holin family protein codes for MRFIVRLAINMLTFLLLSMIFPSGFRVDSWGAALLAAFVLSILNAIIKPILTILTLPLTILTFGFFAIVVNAMLLEVTADLVGGFEFSSFGWAMIIALIVSIINTFLTKDLHVQVERH; via the coding sequence ATGCGATTTATTGTTCGTTTAGCGATAAACATGCTGACCTTTCTACTTTTATCAATGATTTTTCCATCAGGATTTAGAGTAGATAGCTGGGGTGCAGCTTTGTTGGCAGCATTTGTATTATCGATATTGAATGCTATCATTAAACCAATTTTAACAATTTTAACGTTACCATTAACGATTTTGACATTTGGCTTTTTTGCTATTGTTGTTAATGCAATGTTATTGGAAGTGACTGCTGATCTTGTTGGCGGATTTGAATTTTCAAGTTTTGGCTGGGCAATGATTATTGCACTTATTGTTTCCATTATTAACACGTTTTTGACAAAAGATTTGCATGTGCAAGTAGAAAGACATTAA
- the hprK gene encoding HPr(Ser) kinase/phosphatase yields MAQNSVTVKQLVENTRLKIVAGEQYLDREITTADISRPGLEMTGYFNYYAPERIQLLGITETSFSERMSHDELLLVFRRMADEKTPAFVISTGLPISDELNQAADEAHIPILSSTLTSSRILSNMTYYLGGELAPRKNVHGVLIDVHGLGVLITGDAGIGKTESALELIQQGKARLVADDRVDIYQEDEERLIGEPNGVLRNMMEVRGVGIIDVQQVYGAVSVRSHATIALNIHLSNGKIGEANFDRLGDDNDSLEILGVKIKRMVVPVTPGRNTASVIDAASVKFRTANMGIDALKTLEERMTAEMEKNEKIDAGDEKND; encoded by the coding sequence ATGGCACAAAATTCAGTAACAGTAAAACAATTAGTAGAAAATACCCGACTAAAGATTGTTGCCGGTGAACAGTATCTAGACCGAGAAATTACTACTGCAGATATTTCTCGCCCTGGATTAGAAATGACAGGTTATTTCAATTACTATGCGCCAGAAAGAATTCAGTTGCTTGGTATTACTGAAACATCGTTTTCTGAGCGTATGAGTCATGATGAATTACTACTAGTATTTCGTCGCATGGCGGATGAAAAAACGCCGGCATTCGTTATTTCAACTGGATTACCAATAAGTGATGAATTAAATCAAGCAGCTGATGAAGCACATATTCCGATTTTGTCATCAACCTTAACATCCTCACGAATTTTATCCAACATGACATATTATTTGGGTGGTGAACTCGCGCCACGTAAAAATGTGCACGGTGTTTTGATTGATGTTCATGGATTAGGCGTTTTAATTACTGGCGACGCGGGAATTGGTAAGACAGAATCAGCCTTGGAATTAATTCAACAAGGAAAAGCACGTTTGGTCGCTGATGATCGTGTCGATATTTATCAAGAAGATGAAGAGAGGCTGATTGGAGAGCCAAACGGTGTATTACGTAACATGATGGAAGTGCGTGGTGTCGGAATAATTGATGTTCAGCAAGTTTATGGTGCTGTATCTGTTCGATCACATGCTACAATTGCGTTAAACATCCATTTATCTAATGGTAAAATTGGTGAAGCTAATTTTGACCGCTTAGGTGACGATAATGACTCCTTAGAAATTTTGGGTGTTAAGATTAAGCGAATGGTTGTGCCGGTGACGCCTGGTAGAAATACTGCAAGTGTGATTGATGCAGCCTCGGTCAAGTTCCGTACGGCGAATATGGGCATTGATGCGCTGAAAACATTGGAAGAGCGTATGACTGCTGAAATGGAAAAGAATGAAAAAATTGATGCAGGGGACGAAAAAAATGACTAA
- a CDS encoding NAD(P)H-dependent glycerol-3-phosphate dehydrogenase has translation MTKIAVLGGGSWGTALANVAAENNNDVRLWTRTATQADEINSQHTNQKYLPDAKLSSELMATSNMALAVMDAEIVLTVVPTKVVREVARQLADVLNKQDHQVILAHATKGLEQVTYKRVSEMLAEEVPAKYRSTLAMISGPSHAEDVIKHDLTSVSIASENEEAAKLLQQVFANSSFRPYTNHDLLGSELAAALKNIIAIGSGALIGLGYGANAQAALLTRGLSEMRALGQAMGAQPETFLGLAGIGDLIVTGMSPNSRNYRAGKQLGEGKSLQEIQDDMGMVIEGVSTTKAVYEFSQHHHVEMPITAGIYRILYENEPLRDVISDLMSRPLRSED, from the coding sequence ATGACTAAAATAGCCGTATTGGGCGGTGGCTCTTGGGGCACTGCGTTGGCAAACGTTGCTGCAGAAAATAATAATGATGTGCGTCTGTGGACACGTACTGCGACACAAGCGGATGAAATAAACAGTCAACATACCAACCAAAAGTATTTGCCAGACGCAAAGTTATCATCTGAGTTAATGGCAACCAGTAACATGGCCTTGGCAGTGATGGATGCTGAAATTGTTTTGACAGTTGTTCCTACTAAAGTTGTACGAGAAGTTGCACGTCAGCTAGCCGACGTTTTAAATAAGCAAGATCATCAGGTGATTTTGGCGCATGCTACTAAAGGACTAGAGCAAGTAACCTATAAGCGTGTGTCGGAAATGCTTGCCGAAGAAGTACCTGCAAAGTACCGTTCCACGTTGGCAATGATTTCTGGCCCATCGCATGCAGAAGATGTTATCAAGCATGACTTGACATCTGTATCGATTGCTTCTGAAAATGAAGAGGCTGCCAAATTACTACAGCAGGTATTTGCCAATAGTTCATTTAGACCTTATACGAATCATGATTTGTTAGGATCAGAACTGGCAGCGGCTTTAAAGAATATTATCGCCATCGGATCAGGTGCGTTAATAGGATTAGGTTATGGTGCTAATGCACAGGCTGCTTTGCTGACACGTGGTTTATCGGAAATGCGCGCCCTAGGTCAAGCAATGGGCGCCCAACCAGAAACGTTTTTAGGACTTGCAGGCATTGGTGATTTGATTGTTACTGGCATGTCACCAAACTCCAGAAATTACCGTGCTGGGAAACAGTTAGGTGAAGGAAAGAGTTTGCAAGAGATTCAAGATGACATGGGCATGGTTATTGAGGGTGTTAGCACTACAAAAGCAGTATATGAATTTTCGCAACATCATCATGTGGAAATGCCTATAACAGCCGGTATTTATCGCATATTATATGAAAATGAGCCATTACGCGATGTAATTAGCGACCTAATGAGTCGTCCGTTGCGCAGTGAAGATTAG
- the galU gene encoding UTP--glucose-1-phosphate uridylyltransferase GalU: MKPVRKAIIPAAGLGTRFLPATKALAKEMLPIVDTPTIEYIVREAIESGIEDIVIVDGKSKRSIEDHFDSNPELENNLREKGKDELLKLVEETTDINMYFIRQSHPKGLGDAVLTAKAFIGDEPFVVLLGDDLMQDEVPLTKQLIQRYEETGESTLAVMKVPHDQVSEYGVIDPAAQVDKGGLYRVKSFVEKPKPEDAPSDLAIIGRYLLTPEIFEELENTKPGKGNEIQLTDAIDSLNNRQHVYAHEFKGSRYDIGSKIGFLETNIEFGLKHPQTKDALRAYIKELASKL, encoded by the coding sequence ATGAAACCAGTACGTAAAGCTATTATTCCAGCAGCAGGATTGGGCACACGTTTTTTGCCAGCAACTAAGGCATTAGCTAAAGAAATGTTGCCAATCGTTGACACACCAACGATTGAATACATCGTGCGTGAAGCGATTGAATCTGGCATTGAAGATATCGTTATTGTTGATGGTAAATCAAAGCGTTCCATCGAGGATCATTTTGATTCTAACCCAGAATTAGAGAATAATTTACGTGAAAAAGGAAAGGATGAATTATTAAAGCTTGTCGAGGAAACAACAGATATTAATATGTATTTCATCCGTCAATCACATCCCAAGGGTCTCGGTGATGCTGTACTGACTGCTAAAGCGTTTATCGGTGACGAACCGTTTGTTGTTTTGCTGGGTGATGACTTGATGCAAGATGAAGTACCGTTGACAAAACAATTGATCCAACGTTATGAGGAAACTGGTGAATCAACGTTAGCTGTTATGAAAGTACCTCACGATCAAGTATCAGAATACGGTGTAATAGATCCAGCCGCGCAAGTTGATAAAGGTGGACTATATCGTGTAAAGAGCTTCGTTGAAAAGCCAAAGCCTGAAGATGCACCTTCAGACCTAGCGATTATTGGCCGGTACCTTTTGACACCTGAAATTTTCGAGGAACTAGAAAATACAAAACCTGGTAAAGGAAATGAAATTCAATTGACTGATGCTATTGATTCATTGAACAACCGTCAACACGTATATGCTCATGAATTTAAGGGTAGCCGTTATGATATTGGTTCAAAAATTGGCTTCTTGGAAACAAACATTGAATTTGGTTTAAAGCATCCGCAAACAAAAGATGCATTACGTGCTTATATTAAAGAATTGGCATCAAAGTTGTAA
- the trxB gene encoding thioredoxin-disulfide reductase, which yields MSEELKEYDVVVIGAGPAGMTAATYASRANLSVLMLDRGIYGGQMNNTAEVENYPGFDSILGPDLAEKMYSSSTQFGAEYGFGSVESIEVEDYRKIIHTDMGTYAAKAIIIATGSEHIHLDVTGEDKYQGRGVSYCAVCDGAFFRDEDVLVIGGGDSAIEEGLYLTNLAKSVTVLHRRDKLRAQQIIQNRAFDNSKMKFEWHTEVVAITGDDDKVTGVDVINNQTNEKRHIDASGVFIYVGLKANTQGFENLNITDPEGWIVTDDKMQTSIPGVFAVGDVRVKDLRQITTAVGDGSLAGQGVYDYISSLPATEKIAE from the coding sequence ATGTCAGAAGAACTCAAGGAATATGATGTGGTCGTTATTGGGGCTGGACCAGCGGGAATGACTGCAGCCACATATGCTTCAAGAGCTAATTTATCAGTATTAATGTTGGATCGTGGTATTTATGGCGGCCAAATGAATAATACAGCTGAGGTGGAAAATTACCCTGGGTTTGATTCGATTTTGGGACCAGATTTAGCTGAAAAGATGTATTCTTCGTCAACACAATTTGGTGCTGAATATGGTTTTGGATCAGTAGAAAGTATTGAAGTTGAAGATTATAGAAAAATAATTCACACAGACATGGGGACTTATGCTGCTAAAGCAATAATTATCGCAACTGGGTCAGAGCATATCCACTTAGATGTAACGGGTGAAGATAAGTATCAGGGTCGTGGTGTAAGTTATTGTGCGGTGTGTGATGGTGCATTTTTCCGAGACGAGGATGTTCTAGTTATTGGTGGTGGTGATTCGGCTATCGAAGAAGGTTTATACCTAACTAATTTAGCAAAATCAGTGACAGTACTTCATCGTCGTGACAAATTGCGTGCACAACAAATTATCCAAAATCGTGCATTTGATAACTCTAAAATGAAATTTGAGTGGCATACCGAAGTGGTGGCGATTACTGGTGACGATGACAAAGTTACAGGTGTTGACGTTATCAATAACCAGACAAATGAAAAGCGTCATATTGATGCTTCAGGTGTGTTCATTTACGTAGGATTAAAGGCAAATACGCAAGGCTTTGAAAATCTCAATATTACTGATCCAGAAGGATGGATTGTAACAGACGATAAGATGCAAACGAGTATTCCCGGTGTTTTTGCTGTCGGCGATGTTCGTGTAAAAGATTTGAGGCAAATAACTACTGCTGTCGGCGATGGTAGTTTGGCTGGTCAGGGTGTATACGATTATATAAGCAGTTTGCCCGCTACTGAAAAGATTGCAGAATAA